The following are encoded in a window of Psychrobacter sp. P11F6 genomic DNA:
- the lpxK gene encoding tetraacyldisaccharide 4'-kinase, protein MSIETTVTRAWQRQAAWLWLLLPISWLYGLITTLRRQAYKAGLLASYRAPVPVMVIGNISVGGSGKTPLIIALVDYLQERGIKVGVISRGYGGDISQMPALVDAASLPNVVGDEPCLIVNMTNAPMAVCPDRKQAIMTLLAAHPDLQFIIADDGLQHYALQRDIEWIVVDSARGFGNQQLLPTGFLREPMSRLQGATVIYHEPLTTDSVDNNKDNSNLYRAHRLTMHLEADALQLLWQPTLSYSQIDAPKKGCRVHAVSGIGYPQRFFDTLSSLGFDVVGHAYPDHYDFELVELLQYTEYPIVVTSKDAVKIRALLSKATTDKALNNEYQTLINRLWVLPVTAKLSDSCYDNLQQQLKKLGIDIENNNNNSTKANNR, encoded by the coding sequence ATGAGTATTGAAACGACAGTGACGCGTGCCTGGCAACGTCAAGCCGCTTGGCTATGGCTATTGCTACCTATTAGTTGGTTGTACGGACTTATCACCACGCTGCGTCGTCAAGCTTATAAAGCTGGGCTGTTAGCAAGTTATCGTGCGCCTGTTCCCGTTATGGTGATCGGCAATATTAGCGTGGGCGGTAGTGGCAAAACACCATTGATTATTGCCTTGGTTGATTATCTACAAGAACGCGGAATAAAGGTAGGGGTCATCAGCCGTGGTTACGGTGGCGATATCAGTCAAATGCCCGCTTTGGTCGATGCCGCCAGTTTGCCCAACGTGGTAGGGGATGAGCCTTGTTTGATTGTCAATATGACAAATGCACCCATGGCAGTATGTCCTGATCGTAAGCAAGCGATTATGACCTTGTTAGCTGCTCATCCTGACTTGCAATTCATTATTGCCGACGATGGCTTGCAGCATTATGCACTGCAACGTGACATTGAATGGATTGTGGTCGATTCAGCACGGGGCTTTGGTAATCAGCAACTCCTGCCAACAGGTTTTTTACGTGAACCCATGTCGCGGTTGCAGGGTGCAACTGTCATCTACCATGAACCACTAACAACAGATTCAGTGGACAATAACAAAGATAATAGCAATCTGTACCGAGCCCATCGTCTGACAATGCACTTAGAGGCGGATGCTCTGCAACTCTTATGGCAACCTACTTTATCTTATTCTCAAATTGATGCACCTAAAAAGGGTTGTAGAGTGCATGCGGTGAGCGGTATTGGTTATCCGCAGCGGTTCTTTGATACTTTAAGTTCGCTAGGTTTCGATGTCGTTGGACATGCTTATCCTGATCATTATGATTTTGAGTTGGTGGAATTATTGCAGTATACCGAATATCCAATCGTAGTAACCAGTAAAGATGCGGTAAAAATAAGAGCGTTGCTATCGAAAGCCACTACTGATAAAGCGTTAAATAATGAATATCAAACGCTGATAAACAGACTATGGGTACTGCCAGTAACCGCCAAACTCTCTGACAGCTGTTATGATAATCTGCAGCAGCAGCTAAAAAAGCTAGGTATTGATATCGAAAACAATAACAATAACAGTACCAAAGCAAATAATAGATGA
- the kdsB gene encoding 3-deoxy-manno-octulosonate cytidylyltransferase produces the protein MSSVIMPAKTHIVIPARFKSTRLPGKPLLEIHGKPMILWVAEKAQTAHFADDMCIATDDDDIAKVCTDAGFDVVMTSSEHASGTDRLAEVAAIKGWADHDIVVNMQGDEPLVPPLLLEQVKALLVADSDSVMATLCEPIDDYETFMRSSVVKVVSQHANDLQRALYFSRAPIPCDRDVVLSNDGDRNPPKNAYRHLGLYAYRVRLLQQFVHWPQTPLETLESLEQLRVLENGAQIAIAVAACHLPAGVDTQEDLDRLNAMSLTEFQSPI, from the coding sequence ATGTCGTCAGTGATTATGCCCGCCAAAACTCACATTGTTATCCCTGCTCGTTTTAAAAGCACAAGGCTGCCCGGCAAGCCATTACTAGAGATACATGGTAAGCCGATGATTCTTTGGGTTGCTGAAAAGGCGCAAACAGCGCACTTCGCTGATGATATGTGTATTGCCACGGATGATGACGATATTGCCAAGGTATGCACGGATGCAGGGTTTGATGTGGTAATGACCAGTAGCGAGCATGCTTCAGGCACTGATCGTTTGGCAGAAGTTGCCGCTATCAAAGGATGGGCTGACCATGATATCGTGGTCAACATGCAAGGCGATGAACCGTTAGTGCCACCGTTGTTATTGGAGCAGGTAAAGGCGCTTTTGGTCGCAGACAGTGATAGCGTGATGGCGACTTTGTGTGAGCCTATCGACGACTATGAGACCTTTATGCGTTCATCAGTGGTCAAGGTTGTCAGTCAACACGCTAATGACTTGCAACGTGCGCTTTATTTTAGCCGAGCGCCCATTCCTTGTGATCGTGATGTCGTATTGTCCAATGATGGTGATAGAAACCCACCAAAAAATGCTTATCGTCATTTAGGGTTATATGCTTATCGCGTCCGTTTATTACAGCAGTTTGTGCATTGGCCGCAAACGCCACTTGAGACACTTGAAAGCCTAGAGCAGTTACGCGTTTTAGAAAATGGCGCGCAGATTGCTATTGCAGTTGCCGCTTGTCATCTACCTGCAGGGGTCGATACCCAAGAAGATTTAGACCGCTTAAATGCCATGAGTTTGACTGAATTTCAGAGCCCCATTTGA
- a CDS encoding DNA polymerase III subunit delta' — MSDKTQNTGTMDTTDYIYFAALLPWQQNLWSQLTKRVLTSQQSLPHALLAAGMQGMGKRAFVWRLVAWLLCRERDSHPTGACGACESCQWLRSGTHPSLQVLPLISMPISADNTDNKEKLSNAAKDKKSSKTANNSALKIKVDDIRNLQPFIYQGGQGMRICVLDHAEQMTIAAANALLKTLEEPQAQVHLFLISDTPAQLLPTIKSRVQQLPLQTIQPVIAVDYVTQALGSTVNREAVGTAAIEQLIQLANGAPLAAIAMAQAPWYSKRALWLTTWQALRSGKRSSVAASDYWQNQLSITEFIQLSELMLLDMRRICLGLNELQKDVNLSAALEKYPPDNNGLALFSNSLQQTKIALQQNVQEKFAYDKLMQELACL; from the coding sequence ATGAGTGATAAGACGCAAAATACAGGCACAATGGATACTACAGACTACATATATTTTGCCGCGTTATTGCCATGGCAGCAAAATCTATGGTCGCAATTGACCAAGCGAGTTTTGACATCACAGCAATCTTTGCCACATGCACTATTAGCTGCTGGTATGCAGGGTATGGGCAAACGGGCTTTTGTATGGCGCTTGGTCGCTTGGTTGTTATGCCGTGAGCGTGATAGCCATCCCACAGGGGCTTGCGGCGCCTGTGAAAGTTGCCAATGGCTAAGATCTGGCACGCATCCAAGTTTACAGGTATTGCCACTGATCAGTATGCCAATCAGTGCAGACAATACTGATAATAAAGAGAAATTAAGTAACGCTGCAAAGGATAAAAAATCATCCAAAACAGCCAATAACAGTGCTCTTAAGATTAAAGTGGATGATATCCGTAACTTGCAGCCTTTTATCTACCAAGGTGGTCAAGGAATGCGTATCTGTGTGTTAGATCATGCAGAGCAAATGACGATTGCCGCGGCCAACGCGCTACTCAAAACCTTAGAAGAACCACAAGCTCAAGTCCATTTATTTTTGATCAGTGATACTCCAGCACAATTACTGCCCACCATTAAAAGTCGGGTGCAGCAGTTGCCATTACAGACCATTCAGCCTGTGATCGCCGTTGACTATGTGACACAGGCACTTGGCTCTACGGTCAATCGTGAAGCGGTCGGAACGGCTGCGATTGAGCAGCTTATCCAATTGGCAAATGGCGCACCTTTGGCAGCGATAGCCATGGCACAAGCGCCATGGTATAGCAAACGTGCGCTATGGTTGACGACGTGGCAGGCATTGCGTAGTGGTAAACGTAGTAGTGTGGCAGCCAGTGACTATTGGCAAAACCAACTGAGTATCACGGAATTTATTCAGCTGTCTGAGCTGATGCTACTTGATATGCGCCGTATTTGCTTAGGGCTTAATGAGCTTCAAAAAGACGTCAATCTATCCGCTGCCTTAGAAAAGTATCCACCTGATAATAATGGCCTAGCACTTTTTTCTAATAGCTTACAGCAGACAAAAATCGCTCTGCAACAAAATGTGCAAGAAAAATTTGCCTATGATAAGCTAATGCAAGAATTGGCTTGTTTATAA
- a CDS encoding PilZ domain-containing protein, which translates to MAMPGRGGILTCHIENIEMLYASYLSFVSNGALFVPSNDVQQLGNEVFIAITLPNSSERLPMNGKVVWINAKTQGGRPAGFAVQIGTDIAGQRIKNEVERLLAGKIDGLQSTYTM; encoded by the coding sequence ATGGCCATGCCAGGACGCGGCGGGATATTAACCTGCCACATTGAAAATATCGAAATGTTATATGCCAGCTACTTGTCCTTTGTCAGTAATGGCGCATTATTTGTGCCATCCAATGACGTTCAGCAGCTAGGTAACGAGGTATTTATCGCTATCACTTTACCCAATTCTAGCGAGCGTTTGCCTATGAATGGCAAAGTGGTTTGGATTAATGCCAAAACGCAAGGTGGTCGACCGGCAGGTTTTGCGGTACAGATTGGAACTGATATTGCAGGTCAAAGAATTAAAAACGAAGTTGAGCGATTATTGGCGGGTAAAATAGATGGTTTGCAGTCCACCTATACCATGTAA
- the ppk2 gene encoding polyphosphate kinase 2, whose product MGKIPSSINPKSLTPQERQELSSPEQHSFIERMDKEVFNDQLRRKMHEDLIDTYDEELENEIDDYVRDFRFDGREMSEQERLDRRMYFQELVRLQRELIKLQDWVVDRGERIVVIFEGRDSAGKGGAIKRITQRLNPRVCRVAALPAPTEREQSQWYFQRYVAHLPAAGEIVLFDRSWYNRVGVERVMGFCTDAQYEEFFQSVPEFERMLVRSGIRLVKYWFSITDDEQHSRFMSRIHDPLKQWKLSAMDLQSRRRWEDYTKAKETMFERTHIPEAPWWVVEGNNKKRARLNCIAHLLEQIPYKEVPRDEVELPDRKRDDEYYREPIPDDMYVPPRY is encoded by the coding sequence ATGGGTAAGATACCTTCGTCCATCAATCCCAAATCCCTTACGCCACAAGAGCGTCAGGAACTTAGCTCACCTGAGCAACACAGTTTTATCGAGCGTATGGACAAAGAGGTTTTTAATGATCAGTTGCGTCGTAAGATGCACGAAGACCTCATCGATACTTATGATGAAGAGCTAGAAAATGAGATAGATGATTATGTGCGTGACTTTCGTTTTGATGGGCGCGAAATGAGTGAGCAAGAAAGACTTGATCGTCGTATGTACTTTCAAGAGTTGGTAAGGCTACAGCGCGAGCTTATTAAGTTGCAAGACTGGGTCGTTGATCGCGGTGAGCGTATCGTTGTCATATTTGAGGGTCGTGACTCGGCGGGTAAAGGTGGCGCTATCAAGCGTATCACGCAGCGTTTAAACCCTCGTGTGTGTCGAGTGGCTGCCCTACCTGCACCGACAGAACGTGAGCAATCACAATGGTATTTTCAGCGTTATGTCGCCCATTTGCCTGCTGCTGGTGAAATTGTTCTGTTTGACCGCAGTTGGTATAACCGTGTGGGGGTTGAGCGTGTGATGGGTTTTTGTACCGATGCACAGTATGAAGAATTTTTTCAGTCGGTGCCTGAGTTTGAACGTATGCTAGTCCGCTCAGGTATTCGCTTGGTGAAGTACTGGTTTTCGATCACTGATGATGAGCAGCATTCACGCTTTATGAGCCGTATTCATGACCCGCTCAAGCAATGGAAGCTCTCAGCCATGGACTTACAGTCACGCCGCCGTTGGGAAGACTATACCAAGGCAAAAGAGACCATGTTTGAGCGAACGCATATCCCTGAAGCACCTTGGTGGGTGGTTGAAGGTAACAATAAAAAACGCGCAAGGCTAAACTGTATTGCTCATCTACTCGAACAAATTCCTTATAAAGAAGTGCCACGTGATGAAGTAGAATTACCCGATCGTAAACGTGATGACGAATACTACCGTGAGCCTATTCCAGATGATATGTATGTGCCACCGCGCTATTAA
- a CDS encoding acetyl-CoA C-acetyltransferase yields the protein MSNKNNHPDSPVVESTVVKASASKSTDNKSDSAKTETAVKKAKSTTATDTSNEESSSNKESSSTTEANDKSPASTTKKPASAAKKTSKTKAVAGQNRVAILGGNRIPFARSNGSYADVSNTDMLTAALDGLIERYNLQDEVLGEVVSGAVMKLSRDINLTREATLNTALNPHTPTYDISQACGTGLQATFASANKIALGLIDSAITGGVDTTSDAPIAIGDGLRKVLIKLGAAKDNKQRLKALMGLNPKDLIDSPQNGEPRTGLSMGDHQAITTLEWNISREAQDELAFNSHQNLARAYDEGFFDDLITPYKGLTRDNNLRPDTTLEKLAKLKPVFGKKNANPTMTAANSTPLTDGASCVLLGTDEWAKERGLKPLAYIVHQETAAVDFIGKSGTTEGLLMAPAYAVPRMLERAGLTLQDFDFYEIHEAFASQVLSTLAAWEDEKFCEERLGLDAPLGSIDRSKLNVNGSSLAAGHPFAATGGRILATAAKLLDQKGSGRALISICAAGGQGVTCILEK from the coding sequence ATGAGTAATAAAAACAATCACCCTGATAGCCCTGTTGTTGAAAGTACAGTGGTAAAAGCCAGTGCGTCAAAATCTACTGATAATAAATCAGACAGCGCCAAAACAGAAACGGCTGTTAAAAAAGCTAAAAGCACGACAGCTACAGACACGTCTAATGAAGAGTCTTCTAGTAATAAAGAGTCTTCTAGCACCACAGAAGCGAATGATAAATCACCAGCTTCTACTACGAAAAAGCCAGCATCTGCTGCCAAAAAAACCAGCAAAACCAAAGCCGTTGCTGGTCAAAATCGTGTGGCTATCTTAGGTGGCAACCGTATTCCATTTGCACGCTCGAACGGTTCATACGCTGACGTTAGCAACACCGACATGTTGACAGCTGCATTAGATGGCTTGATTGAACGCTATAATCTACAAGACGAAGTGTTGGGTGAAGTGGTATCTGGTGCCGTCATGAAACTAAGCCGTGACATCAACCTAACTCGCGAAGCCACGCTTAACACAGCGCTCAATCCACATACGCCAACTTATGATATCTCACAAGCTTGCGGTACTGGCTTGCAAGCGACTTTTGCTTCTGCCAATAAAATCGCACTGGGTCTTATCGACTCAGCCATCACTGGCGGCGTAGACACGACCTCTGATGCACCGATCGCGATTGGTGATGGTCTACGTAAAGTACTGATCAAACTGGGCGCGGCTAAAGACAACAAACAACGCCTAAAAGCGTTAATGGGGCTAAATCCAAAAGACTTAATCGATTCGCCACAAAACGGTGAACCACGCACTGGTCTATCAATGGGCGACCATCAAGCCATCACCACACTTGAGTGGAATATCAGCCGCGAAGCACAAGATGAGCTTGCTTTTAACAGTCATCAAAACCTAGCGCGCGCTTATGATGAAGGGTTCTTTGATGACCTTATTACTCCATACAAAGGTCTGACGCGCGATAACAACTTGCGCCCTGATACCACTTTGGAAAAACTGGCTAAATTAAAGCCTGTGTTTGGTAAAAAGAACGCCAACCCAACGATGACAGCAGCCAACTCTACCCCATTAACGGATGGTGCCTCTTGTGTCCTATTGGGAACCGATGAGTGGGCAAAAGAGCGTGGTCTTAAGCCATTGGCTTATATCGTTCATCAAGAAACGGCCGCCGTTGATTTCATTGGTAAATCTGGCACCACAGAAGGCCTATTAATGGCACCTGCTTATGCCGTACCGCGTATGCTTGAGCGTGCAGGTCTAACACTACAAGATTTCGATTTTTATGAAATCCATGAAGCCTTTGCATCACAAGTGTTATCAACACTAGCTGCTTGGGAAGATGAAAAATTCTGTGAAGAGCGTCTAGGACTAGATGCACCTCTAGGCTCTATCGATCGTAGCAAGCTAAACGTTAATGGCTCGTCGTTAGCTGCGGGTCATCCATTTGCCGCAACGGGCGGTCGTATCCTAGCCACTGCAGCGAAGCTATTGGATCAAAAAGGCTCAGGTCGTGCACTAATCTCTATCTGTGCAGCTGGTGGTCAGGGCGTGACTTGTATCTTAGAGAAATAA
- a CDS encoding 3-oxoacyl-ACP reductase, with protein sequence MSDRYGDFVQSSIGKKVAKNLGLPLPVTLDRFESGEPLVRGSVLVGRANGDDKSVSESIARILSDVHADVYVNSSDDIKDALADAGVEAKANTGGDDKFKVLLFDASNISNADQLKEVYEFFHTVARRVEKSGRVIIIGRTPENITDIDTALAQRALEGFVKSVGKEFKRGITAQLIYVEDGAEQNLDSTLRFFTSARSAYVSGQVVRVSKGSNVDVDWTQPLGGKTMLVTGASRGIGEAIARVLAREGAHVICLDVPQQQADLQKVASEISGSVLTVDITSDDAGKQIAEAAQKRGGLDSIIHNAGVTRDKTLANMDEKKWDMVIDINLGSIARLNRYLLDNDVLKDNARIVCVSSISGIAGNLGQTNYATSKAGVIGLVNATAKQLEDNAKGMTINAVAPGFIETQMTEAIPFAIREAGRRMNSMSQGGLPVDVAETIAWFASPASGGLNGNIVRVCGQSLLGA encoded by the coding sequence ATGTCAGACCGTTATGGTGATTTTGTTCAGTCTTCTATTGGCAAAAAAGTGGCCAAAAATTTGGGTCTACCGTTACCTGTTACCCTTGATCGCTTCGAAAGCGGTGAGCCTTTAGTACGTGGTAGCGTATTGGTTGGTCGTGCTAATGGCGATGATAAAAGCGTCAGTGAGTCTATTGCTCGAATTTTGTCAGACGTACATGCTGATGTTTATGTAAACAGCAGTGATGATATCAAAGATGCCCTTGCTGATGCAGGCGTCGAAGCAAAAGCCAATACGGGCGGCGATGATAAATTTAAAGTTTTGTTGTTTGATGCCAGCAATATTAGCAATGCCGATCAATTAAAAGAAGTGTATGAGTTCTTCCATACTGTGGCTCGTCGTGTAGAGAAGTCTGGTCGCGTCATTATCATTGGCCGCACACCAGAGAATATCACTGACATTGATACAGCTTTGGCTCAGCGTGCGCTTGAAGGCTTTGTAAAGTCTGTCGGTAAAGAGTTCAAACGCGGTATTACTGCACAGCTTATTTATGTGGAAGACGGCGCAGAGCAAAATCTAGATTCGACTTTACGCTTTTTCACCTCAGCTCGTTCAGCTTATGTCTCAGGACAAGTCGTACGCGTTAGTAAAGGCAGTAATGTTGATGTCGATTGGACACAGCCTCTTGGCGGTAAAACCATGCTGGTAACTGGCGCAAGCCGCGGTATTGGTGAAGCAATTGCTCGTGTATTGGCTCGCGAAGGCGCTCACGTTATCTGCCTTGATGTACCGCAGCAGCAAGCAGACCTACAAAAAGTCGCTAGCGAAATTAGTGGCTCAGTATTGACCGTCGACATCACCAGTGATGACGCTGGTAAGCAAATCGCCGAAGCTGCACAAAAGCGTGGCGGATTAGATTCAATCATCCATAATGCTGGCGTCACTCGTGATAAGACATTGGCAAACATGGACGAGAAAAAGTGGGACATGGTTATCGATATTAACCTAGGTAGTATTGCTAGGCTGAACCGCTATTTACTAGACAACGACGTATTAAAAGACAATGCACGTATCGTTTGTGTGTCATCGATTTCAGGTATCGCTGGCAACTTGGGTCAAACCAACTATGCCACCTCTAAAGCAGGGGTGATTGGATTGGTGAATGCCACTGCCAAGCAGTTAGAAGACAACGCCAAAGGCATGACGATCAACGCCGTTGCTCCAGGGTTTATTGAAACGCAAATGACCGAAGCCATTCCATTTGCTATTCGTGAAGCGGGTCGCCGTATGAACTCTATGAGCCAAGGCGGCTTGCCAGTAGACGTGGCTGAGACCATCGCATGGTTTGCATCACCTGCTTCTGGTGGCTTAAATGGCAACATCGTTCGCGTTTGTGGTCAAAGCTTATTGGGTGCTTAA
- a CDS encoding MaoC family dehydratase, which yields MSDKHYDALPKAHTTYANIVKSLLPIGNNGKISKDQLPQATYYVDDLHIDQSNLNDYRKICGFADNGKVPITYFSVLSQTLQMNMMVKEPFPFAMLGLVHVDNSVTQYRPIGERETVAMSVTFDNLRDHAQGQQFDFVTTVKSEDKVIWEGTSTYLSRSKKPISSKDKKSTPRPITVKPSVNPEGVHSIFEVPEDIGRRYAFVSGDFNLIHLHPLSARAFGFPKAIAHGMWSKAKCLAMMDELPDACTVEVSFKLPIFLPAEVELIADPVAALEDTDDTCEFGLFSSKNDKPHLAGTVKLQSGNE from the coding sequence ATGTCAGACAAACATTATGATGCGTTGCCGAAAGCGCATACGACCTATGCCAATATCGTTAAAAGTTTATTGCCTATTGGTAATAATGGCAAAATCAGTAAAGACCAATTGCCGCAAGCGACTTACTATGTGGACGATTTGCACATTGACCAAAGTAACTTAAACGATTATCGTAAAATTTGTGGTTTTGCAGATAATGGCAAAGTACCTATTACTTACTTTTCAGTGCTGTCTCAAACGCTGCAAATGAATATGATGGTCAAAGAGCCATTTCCATTTGCTATGTTGGGTCTAGTGCACGTCGATAATAGTGTGACTCAGTATCGTCCTATCGGTGAGCGTGAAACGGTTGCTATGTCAGTCACCTTTGATAATTTGCGTGACCATGCTCAGGGTCAGCAGTTTGATTTTGTGACGACGGTCAAGTCAGAAGATAAGGTGATTTGGGAAGGTACTTCGACGTATCTATCACGTAGCAAAAAACCAATCAGCAGCAAAGACAAAAAAAGCACTCCACGTCCAATAACGGTCAAGCCATCAGTCAACCCAGAAGGCGTGCATAGTATCTTTGAAGTGCCAGAAGATATCGGTCGTCGTTATGCTTTTGTTTCAGGTGACTTTAACCTCATTCATCTCCATCCATTATCTGCGCGTGCGTTTGGCTTTCCTAAAGCGATTGCTCACGGCATGTGGTCAAAGGCCAAATGCCTTGCTATGATGGACGAGTTGCCGGATGCTTGTACGGTTGAGGTGTCATTTAAACTGCCTATCTTTTTGCCTGCCGAAGTAGAGCTTATCGCTGATCCGGTGGCTGCACTTGAAGACACAGACGATACCTGTGAGTTTGGCTTATTTAGCTCTAAAAATGACAAGCCGCATTTGGCAGGTACGGTTAAATTACAGAGTGGCAATGAGTAA
- a CDS encoding beta-lactamase hydrolase domain-containing protein: protein MTSHTAVPNPDQLNHSVAIDTVSNAGNNVLDNGVDLSTVLEPYFRPDDTTIVCGALNDEKVVALAKAGVELVINLQPDDELSFDEAAAVERAGMHYEHLPINGAADLKQLNILAFDNILRQHHGKKTAVHCGSGNRVGAAMALRAGWLRGRKMDTAMERGRSHGLTKLEQEVHNRLLVPR, encoded by the coding sequence ATGACTTCACATACCGCCGTACCAAACCCAGATCAACTGAATCATTCAGTAGCTATTGACACAGTATCGAATGCTGGCAATAACGTTTTAGACAATGGTGTTGATCTTAGTACTGTTCTTGAGCCTTATTTTCGTCCTGATGACACTACCATTGTATGCGGTGCACTCAATGACGAAAAAGTGGTTGCCTTAGCGAAAGCTGGGGTTGAGTTAGTGATTAACTTACAGCCAGATGATGAATTGAGCTTTGATGAAGCCGCAGCGGTCGAGCGAGCTGGCATGCACTATGAGCATCTGCCTATTAATGGTGCTGCAGACTTAAAGCAGCTTAATATATTGGCATTTGATAATATATTGCGTCAACATCATGGCAAAAAAACGGCAGTGCATTGTGGCTCAGGCAATAGAGTGGGTGCCGCAATGGCGCTACGCGCAGGATGGTTACGTGGACGTAAAATGGACACCGCTATGGAACGTGGGCGCAGTCATGGCTTGACGAAGCTTGAGCAAGAAGTTCATAATCGTCTGTTGGTACCGCGCTAA
- a CDS encoding serine hydrolase domain-containing protein: MIDNNNKTTQIFDHQINITLQQRLQQILTDLQLDDAPAGGAVVVYQAGECIAQASVGMARPEMPWQPDTLAINFSTGKGVLATLVHILVSQQMLDYDQPIAHYWPAFSAQNKGNITLRSVMSHQANLFSIQSIDADSETLLDWDQMLNKVAAMPITAPDHGELYDSAYSALVYGWVLGGLIEAVTEMSLAEALRHYLTEPLGIADSCYFGVPENKVNQVARLAKDFEVSNEAGSQLRNKRHKPTLKADSQSTLRTYANLPSYACWQQLALVDIQAADLSSDDEQNTLPILDMAHINSLYFNTSQLNLKNYKAALIPAGKQAIDYHSRETLQAIIPAANGVASAQALATIYAMLANGGTWQGHTFINSATFEQLSKPQVTGIDAVMPANMDWRLGYHRLFSLCQHTDSEKVDANKQGFGHMGYNGSVAWCDPERQLSLAFIHNFDTTMLNDVRQFALTEAVLNLVDSELSKR; encoded by the coding sequence ATGATTGACAATAATAATAAAACCACGCAGATTTTTGATCATCAGATAAATATAACGTTGCAACAACGCTTGCAGCAAATACTCACCGACTTACAGCTTGATGATGCACCAGCTGGTGGTGCCGTGGTTGTTTATCAGGCAGGAGAATGCATTGCACAGGCGAGTGTGGGGATGGCACGTCCAGAGATGCCGTGGCAGCCTGATACTTTGGCGATTAACTTTTCGACGGGTAAAGGTGTATTGGCGACGCTCGTACATATATTGGTTTCGCAGCAGATGCTTGATTATGACCAACCTATTGCCCATTATTGGCCTGCATTTTCTGCACAGAATAAAGGGAATATTACGCTACGTAGCGTGATGTCGCATCAAGCCAACTTATTCTCAATTCAGAGTATCGATGCGGATAGCGAAACTTTACTTGATTGGGATCAAATGCTCAATAAAGTTGCTGCCATGCCAATCACAGCACCAGACCATGGCGAGCTATATGACAGCGCTTATAGTGCTCTGGTCTATGGTTGGGTGTTGGGCGGTCTGATAGAAGCTGTTACGGAAATGTCTTTAGCTGAGGCATTGCGCCATTATCTCACTGAGCCTTTAGGTATTGCCGATAGTTGCTATTTTGGTGTACCAGAAAATAAAGTCAACCAAGTAGCAAGACTGGCCAAAGACTTCGAAGTATCAAATGAGGCTGGCTCACAACTGCGTAATAAACGTCATAAACCAACGCTAAAAGCCGACTCACAAAGTACTTTACGTACTTATGCCAATTTGCCTAGTTATGCTTGCTGGCAGCAGCTAGCCTTAGTTGATATACAAGCGGCAGACCTAAGTTCAGATGATGAGCAGAACACTTTACCGATACTAGACATGGCTCATATTAATAGTTTGTACTTCAATACCAGTCAGCTTAATCTAAAAAACTATAAGGCGGCACTCATACCTGCTGGCAAACAAGCAATCGATTATCACAGTCGTGAGACACTACAGGCCATTATTCCAGCAGCAAATGGTGTCGCTTCAGCTCAGGCATTGGCCACCATCTATGCCATGTTAGCCAACGGCGGAACATGGCAAGGACACACGTTTATTAATAGCGCCACTTTTGAGCAACTATCCAAACCGCAAGTCACAGGGATAGATGCTGTCATGCCAGCAAACATGGATTGGCGCTTGGGTTATCATCGGTTATTTAGTCTTTGTCAGCATACAGACAGTGAAAAAGTTGATGCAAACAAGCAAGGGTTTGGGCATATGGGCTATAACGGTTCGGTTGCTTGGTGTGACCCAGAGCGCCAATTATCACTTGCCTTTATCCATAATTTTGACACCACGATGCTGAATGATGTCCGTCAGTTTGCACTAACGGAAGCGGTACTTAACTTAGTCGATTCAGAGCTTTCAAAGCGCTAG